The nucleotide window CGCCACATCGTTCAGATACCGCTCCACCCCGTTATCGAGGACCGAGTGCAGCGAATAGGTGTACTTGAGCAATCCTCGCAGCGGATAGAGGCCGTACTCATAACGAAGAACGAAGTTGTCGGTCAGGACCACCGCATCCAGCCCCACGGCTTCCGCCTGCTCGGCCACTTGATCCAACGAGAGATCGCCGGTGCTGGCCCGGCTGTGCACGTGAAAGCTGGTCACCAACGGCGTCAATGTCGGCTGGTCCGCCCTGGCCTGGACGACAGCCGCGGCCATCCAGAGGCCAGCCAGCACGATCGGTATCAGCCGCCGACGGTTCATTGCATCCCCTGTTGACCGGCTGCCATGCCGGCCTTGTCGTAGACAGACTCAATGGCGCGCACCATCGACTCGGCACCAAACCGGTCGCCGATGCTCCGACTGGCTGCCGCGCCAAGCTCTCTGGCCCATTCCGGCTTCTGGATCAGCTCCTCCAAGGCGGATGCCAGAGCCCCGGCATCGCCGGCCGGCACAAGCAGTCCGGTACGACGATCCTCCACGATCGCCGGGACGCCGCCGACCTTGCTGGCCACCACGGGAAGACCGGCCGCCATGGCTTCGATCAACGCCCGCCCCATCCCTTCATTCAACGAAGGAAGCACGAACAGGTCCATGCCGGCCAGACATTCCGGCACATCCTGCCGATCCCCCAGCAAGTGCACCGAGCCGTGCACCCCCAACCGATCCGCCAGGGCCAGATAGGCGTCGCGCAAACCGCCGCTCCCCACGATCACCAGGTGCAGGCTCGGATGCGACGGTTTCAGCTTGGCAAAGGCTTCAATCAAAAACCGGTGTCCCTTCACCTCCGTCAACCAGCCGACCGATCCTATCACAATGGCTTCTGGGGAACAGCCAAACCAGGATGGACGTGCACGATGCCCCTCCATGGCGGCGGCCCGAAACCGACCCAGATCGATTCCGCTGGGCACGACGGAAAACTGCTCCGCGCGGCCGACACCGAGGACGAGATGCTCGTCCCGCTCGGCCTCCGTCAAAGCAATCAGCCCGGTCGTGCCTCGCGCCAACACCCGCTCGATCCACAGAAAAAACCGGGACGTCGCGCGGCCGAAATGGCCGTAGAAGACATGGCCGTGGGGCGTGTGCACGACGACCTGCACGCCGGCCAACCAGGCGGCGAGTCTGCCCAGCACGCCGGCTTTGGATGTATGGGTATGGACAATCGCCGGCCGTTCCAGCCGGAACAACGTGGCCAGCCGCCAGAGAGTTACCAGATCCTTGAACGGATTGATCTCGCGCGTCAGCGTCGGCAACAGCATCCATCGTATGCCGGCCTCGGTCAGACGCCGACAATTGGCCTCGGTCGCTTGATCACCGCCTTGCGCGTCCCACCGTCCGGCGCGCCCCGCCACCACGAACGGCTCGAATTTAGTCCGATCGTGCCCAAGCGCCGTCAGCAGCGTGTTCTGCGCCGAGCCCCCCCGATCCAGCCTGGCAATGCAGTGCACGACTTTGACTACGGGACGGCCTGCGTGCCCTCGGACAGGGTCTGGTGAAGCTTCGTGGCAAGGCTCGCCCAATTCAGTTCCTCCTCGCATCTTCTCCGTCCATTTCGCCCAAGCCGCCTGGCATACTCCTGGTCTTGACCGATACGCACCACAGCCTGCGCGATGGCCTGCACGTCCAGCGGGTCAACCAGGAGCCCTGTCACTCCGTCAAGGACCGCGTCCGGCATCCCTCCGGAATTCCCTCCGATGACGGGCTTGCCGCACGCCCCCGCTTCCAGAAACACGATGCCAAAACCTTCGACAAGGTCCAGCCGACCGGGCATTTCCCTGCTTGGCATGATGAACAGATCGCACAGATTGTAGTAGTCGACGAGATCCGCCTCCGCAACCGTGCCGACCATCTTGACGATGCCCGTCAGGCCCAAACGATCAACGAGCTGCCCCAACCGTGCGCGTTCCGGCCCCGCCCCAACAATGACATAAGCAATCCCTGGAATATGTTCGCGCACCAGGGGAAGCGCACGAAGCACGACATCGTGCCCTTTGTGCAAATCCAGTCGCCCGACCGTGAGCAGGACGGTGGTAGCCGGCCCGAGACCCAGCCGGCTCATCAACGCCGGGCTTTTCGGAGCAGGGCGAAAGACGTCCGTATCCACTCCGTTATGCAGCACCCTCATGGGCGCCACCACGCCGGCCTTGGCAAGTTGCTCTCTTGTGTAATGACTCACGGGCAACACCCACGCAGCCTGCCGAAACATATATCCCTTCCAGGCCCTGCATAGACTCTTGACGGCTCGCCGCACGGTCACATAATCATCAAATATCTCTGATCCATGCGCGGCAACGGCATATTTGATTCCACGCAGGTTGTGGCTCGCATGCGCCAGCAAGCCACAGGGGAACCACACGGCACTGACAATCCAATCGATGGGTTCGGTGCGGTGGATGCGCAGGATCGCTCTCAGAAAAAGAGCTTCCCGCAAAAGCGGAATATTGGGAACCCGGACCGTCATGAACGTCTGGCCCTTATCAAATTCCTTCCATCCAGGCGTCCGCACCGTAAGCACCTTCACCTGATCGTGCGTCGCCAGAGCCTTGGCTATCTGATAGGTATACTGGGCGATGCCCCCGATCACAGGAGGGTAGTCTGTCGAACACACTATGACGTGCATGACCCTGCCTTGCGTCCTTTCGCCCAGACCCACGAATCGCCGACGAGAGTGGTTTCAATCTCCGCCAGTCCCGCCCGCCGAAACCAACCCAACATTTCTTCCTCGCTGTACGAATGGCTGACCGGAGCCGCAAGCCGGTCGAACCAATCCGTATAGCTGGCATAAAAATCATAGCCGGCATACTCCTTGATCCGCAGGGGCGCGTATTGTTCAACCACCGCGAGGCGCCGGAACAAGCGATAGGCATTCACAAAGACCCCATAATCCAGGACCGTGGCAAACCAGGCCACGCCTTTGGCGAGCCAGAGCGGCAGGCGGGTCGTCACCCTGCGCGCATGCTCAAGAAGCTCCTTGCGTGTGGTTCGTTGGTACACCCATATGAAGATCACCGCACCAGGCTTGAGCAGCGGCATCAGCCCACGGAACCCCTCTTCCGGATCCGGCAAATGATGGAGCACGCCCAGACTGTAGATGAAATCGAACGAAGCCTGACGGAACGGCGCACGACGGATATCCGCCTGTACGAACTGGGTCGTCCTCTCCTCCGGATCACGACGGACCGCCACGTCAACGGCCTGGCTCAGATCCATTCCGATAATCTGGGCGCCTAAGGTCGCCGCCTGCTGAGCATGACGTCCTGCCCCACAACCCACATCCAACCCCAGCTTGCCGGCGAAAAACCCCTCCCCCAACGGCTTGATGAACAAGCTGAAATTATCCACGGCATACCGGTTGAATTCCGTCCACTCATAGCCGAAACTCGCCTGCGTGTGAAGCACCGTCCGCGCCGCCACGTCCTTGCTCGACCGGTTGACCGATGCCTGGCATGACCCTCCGGTGGCCGGCTGGTTCTGGACCGAGCCGAGCGCCTGTGCCCGCAAGTCGCCGATAAGCAGCCGCGGCACGGAGCCGATAATAGGAAACGTCTCGCCGCACGGACACTCGAGCCGCCCATTTCTGATCGAGTCGTTCGGACCGGCGTCAACAGTGACGGCCGTCAAATCGGCGCCGCAGACAGGACAACAGAGAATGTTCAACAGTCGTTTCTGCATGGCTGAATTGCCTCATGGTTGTCAATGCCCCAGCAGCTTCCCACTCAGCCGCACCTCCGGTGCCACAATTCCAGAACGACCATGGCATAAATCTGATCGGCAAAATTCCGCCGCCCGGCGTCGTGCTCCCGGAGCAGCCACCGCACATATTCGGGCTTCACATAACCCCGGCGACGCACGGTCTCGTCGCTGAGCAGATCCCGGACCATTTCGCGGAGATCTTCGCGCAGCCAGCGCGCGATCGGCACCTGAAAGCCGCGCTTGGGCGCGTTAAGAATCGCGGGTGGCAAGAAGCGGCCCAACGCTTTTCGCATGAATCCTTTCAAAGTCCACCCGTCGAACCGGACCGACGGCGGCAGGCTACAGGCGAACGCCAGCAATTCATGATCGCAAAAGGGCACGCGCAACTCCAACGAATGGGCCATGCTAAGCCGATCCCCCATCCTAAGGAGATCATCGGGTAGATAGGTCTGGAGATCCAGCCCCATGGCCCGGTCCGATGGAGCGTCGGCGGGCCAGCGATCAAACCGCTCCCGATAGGCCTGGGCGACCAGCTCCGGCCCTCTCCCGGCCAAACAGACCGGAGTGAAGGCCGAATCGCCCCACTCAGCCGGCAAGAACGTGATCCATCGGACATATTGCGCGGACAGATCCAGACGGCCGTCGCGCAAGAACCGCTTGAGCCGACCGAGTTGATCCCGGCTGCCCTCCCCTTCGCGCAACAGCGGCGCCACCCATGCTCCCACCCACCCGCGCACGATGGCCGGCACCAGCGCATAGCGGGCAGCGGCGCGCACCCCCAGATATCGGGGATATCCTCCGAACAACTCATCCCCGCCGATTCCCGACAGGGCCACGGTGACGGATCGACGAGCAACGGCCGAGACCAGGTAGGTCGGAATGGCCGAGGAATCAGCGAAGGGCTCCCCCATGGCCGCCACGATCTTCGGCAACAGGGTCACGACATCCGGCGTCAACCGCTCTTCCGTATGCTCCGCGCCAAAGTGGTCCGCCATGAGGCGGGCCGCGTCAAGTTCGTTGTAGGACCGATCCGCCGGTGCCCCGTAGCCGATCGAAAAGCTTTTGATCGGCCCGTTGGTCACCGAGCGCATCATGGCCAGAATCGCGCCGGAATCAAGCCCGCCGGACAGAAAGAGGCCCAAAGGGACATCGCTTACGAGGTGCGCTCGGACCGTGTCCTTGAGCAAGGCCAGAAACCGTTCTTCCGTCTCGGGTTCGGATTCCCTTCGGTGCGCCAGCGAGGCACGCGCCGACTGAGCGGCGCTCGGGCGCAGGGCTTCGCTCGGATGATAGTAGCGCCCGGTTTCGATCTTACCGCCTTCCACCTTCAGCCATTCTCCGGGCGGGAGTTGCCGCACCCCCTCGTACATCGTTCCCGGCCCGGGCACGTAGAGCAGGGTCAGATACTGGGCCACCGCCGAGGGGTCGACGGAACGGGACGGGAGGGCTTCCAGGAGAGACGGCAGCTCGGAGGC belongs to Nitrospirota bacterium and includes:
- a CDS encoding glycosyltransferase family 1 protein, whose translation is MRGGTELGEPCHEASPDPVRGHAGRPVVKVVHCIARLDRGGSAQNTLLTALGHDRTKFEPFVVAGRAGRWDAQGGDQATEANCRRLTEAGIRWMLLPTLTREINPFKDLVTLWRLATLFRLERPAIVHTHTSKAGVLGRLAAWLAGVQVVVHTPHGHVFYGHFGRATSRFFLWIERVLARGTTGLIALTEAERDEHLVLGVGRAEQFSVVPSGIDLGRFRAAAMEGHRARPSWFGCSPEAIVIGSVGWLTEVKGHRFLIEAFAKLKPSHPSLHLVIVGSGGLRDAYLALADRLGVHGSVHLLGDRQDVPECLAGMDLFVLPSLNEGMGRALIEAMAAGLPVVASKVGGVPAIVEDRRTGLLVPAGDAGALASALEELIQKPEWARELGAAASRSIGDRFGAESMVRAIESVYDKAGMAAGQQGMQ
- a CDS encoding glycosyltransferase family 1 protein, giving the protein MHVIVCSTDYPPVIGGIAQYTYQIAKALATHDQVKVLTVRTPGWKEFDKGQTFMTVRVPNIPLLREALFLRAILRIHRTEPIDWIVSAVWFPCGLLAHASHNLRGIKYAVAAHGSEIFDDYVTVRRAVKSLCRAWKGYMFRQAAWVLPVSHYTREQLAKAGVVAPMRVLHNGVDTDVFRPAPKSPALMSRLGLGPATTVLLTVGRLDLHKGHDVVLRALPLVREHIPGIAYVIVGAGPERARLGQLVDRLGLTGIVKMVGTVAEADLVDYYNLCDLFIMPSREMPGRLDLVEGFGIVFLEAGACGKPVIGGNSGGMPDAVLDGVTGLLVDPLDVQAIAQAVVRIGQDQEYARRLGRNGRRRCEEELNWASLATKLHQTLSEGTQAVP
- a CDS encoding methyltransferase domain-containing protein, which translates into the protein MQKRLLNILCCPVCGADLTAVTVDAGPNDSIRNGRLECPCGETFPIIGSVPRLLIGDLRAQALGSVQNQPATGGSCQASVNRSSKDVAARTVLHTQASFGYEWTEFNRYAVDNFSLFIKPLGEGFFAGKLGLDVGCGAGRHAQQAATLGAQIIGMDLSQAVDVAVRRDPEERTTQFVQADIRRAPFRQASFDFIYSLGVLHHLPDPEEGFRGLMPLLKPGAVIFIWVYQRTTRKELLEHARRVTTRLPLWLAKGVAWFATVLDYGVFVNAYRLFRRLAVVEQYAPLRIKEYAGYDFYASYTDWFDRLAAPVSHSYSEEEMLGWFRRAGLAEIETTLVGDSWVWAKGRKAGSCTS
- the asnB gene encoding asparagine synthase (glutamine-hydrolyzing) produces the protein MCGICGLVGQGDEAVLARMMRRLEHRGPDENGVHQEAGIRLGTQRLRVIDPQGGHQPISNETGTVWVVMNGEIYNYRELRRELIDKGHRFTTNCDTEVLVHLYEQEGEAGVQRLRGMFAYALWDRERRRLLLVRDRLGIKPLYYALVPGAEGGGPGLAFASELPSLLEALPSRSVDPSAVAQYLTLLYVPGPGTMYEGVRQLPPGEWLKVEGGKIETGRYYHPSEALRPSAAQSARASLAHRRESEPETEERFLALLKDTVRAHLVSDVPLGLFLSGGLDSGAILAMMRSVTNGPIKSFSIGYGAPADRSYNELDAARLMADHFGAEHTEERLTPDVVTLLPKIVAAMGEPFADSSAIPTYLVSAVARRSVTVALSGIGGDELFGGYPRYLGVRAAARYALVPAIVRGWVGAWVAPLLREGEGSRDQLGRLKRFLRDGRLDLSAQYVRWITFLPAEWGDSAFTPVCLAGRGPELVAQAYRERFDRWPADAPSDRAMGLDLQTYLPDDLLRMGDRLSMAHSLELRVPFCDHELLAFACSLPPSVRFDGWTLKGFMRKALGRFLPPAILNAPKRGFQVPIARWLREDLREMVRDLLSDETVRRRGYVKPEYVRWLLREHDAGRRNFADQIYAMVVLELWHRRCG